The following proteins are encoded in a genomic region of Streptomyces sp. NBC_01723:
- a CDS encoding FAD-dependent monooxygenase produces the protein MKKTDVIVVGAGPAGLMLAGELRLGGADVAVYDRLPAPAGESRALGFNRRAAESLGQRGLLERLGEFRWGPMGHFGGVRFDLGMLDEDHSGVLGLSQARTEQALGGWLADLGVPVLRGREVTALRPTPEGVVVSYTGPDGPGEESAGYVAGCDGAGSTVRALAGIPTRDWEPTRGMYTAEISGVTPRPRPIGERLPGGRMVVCTPLGAGRCRVVVHDPGLPARPEPGALTFSQVADAWRRLTGESIDDADCQWLWACGNSAALASEYRRGRVFLVGDAAHEIPPLAAWGLSAGLQDAVNLGWKLAAAVRGWAPEGLLDTYHAERHPVGEQLIRNARAASKLYLGDEAMDPVREVVGELLAHRDAAEQAAGVVSGLGVRYDLAKGEHPLLGRRMPPEHTLALPDGTRARVAELLRTGRGLLLTTDDTAAHTARHHTDRVDIVTATAAGTAATTPDTVLVRPDGYVAWTAPGTTDDLGQALERWFGAATPQYADR, from the coding sequence ATGAAGAAGACTGACGTCATAGTGGTCGGTGCGGGGCCGGCCGGCCTGATGCTGGCCGGAGAGCTCCGCCTGGGCGGAGCGGACGTGGCCGTCTACGACCGGCTGCCCGCCCCGGCCGGGGAGTCTCGGGCACTCGGCTTCAACCGGCGGGCGGCCGAGTCGCTGGGGCAGCGCGGGCTGCTGGAGCGGCTGGGCGAGTTCCGGTGGGGCCCGATGGGCCACTTCGGCGGGGTCCGCTTCGACCTCGGCATGCTCGACGAGGACCACAGCGGGGTGCTGGGCCTGTCCCAGGCCAGGACCGAACAGGCGCTGGGCGGCTGGCTGGCCGACCTCGGCGTGCCGGTCCTGCGCGGCCGCGAGGTGACCGCTCTGCGGCCAACGCCCGAGGGTGTCGTGGTGTCCTACACCGGTCCCGACGGGCCCGGCGAGGAGAGCGCCGGGTATGTGGCCGGCTGCGACGGGGCGGGCAGCACCGTACGCGCGCTGGCCGGCATCCCCACCCGGGACTGGGAGCCCACCAGGGGCATGTACACCGCGGAGATCAGCGGTGTCACCCCGCGCCCCCGGCCGATCGGTGAACGGCTTCCCGGCGGCCGCATGGTGGTGTGCACCCCGCTGGGCGCGGGCCGCTGCCGCGTGGTCGTCCACGACCCCGGCCTGCCCGCCCGTCCGGAGCCGGGTGCGCTGACGTTCTCCCAGGTCGCCGACGCGTGGCGGCGGCTGACCGGCGAGTCGATCGACGACGCGGACTGCCAGTGGCTGTGGGCGTGCGGCAACTCCGCGGCGCTGGCCTCGGAGTACCGGCGCGGGCGGGTGTTCCTGGTGGGCGACGCGGCGCACGAGATCCCGCCGCTGGCCGCGTGGGGACTGAGCGCGGGACTGCAGGACGCGGTGAACCTGGGCTGGAAGCTGGCGGCGGCGGTCCGCGGGTGGGCCCCCGAGGGCCTGCTCGACACCTACCACGCCGAACGCCACCCCGTCGGCGAGCAGTTGATCCGCAACGCCCGCGCGGCGTCCAAGCTCTACCTCGGTGACGAGGCCATGGATCCGGTCCGCGAGGTGGTGGGCGAGCTGCTGGCCCACCGGGACGCCGCCGAGCAGGCCGCCGGAGTCGTGAGCGGTCTCGGTGTCCGCTACGACCTGGCCAAGGGCGAGCACCCGCTGCTCGGCCGGCGCATGCCCCCCGAGCACACCCTCGCCCTCCCCGACGGCACCCGCGCCCGCGTCGCCGAACTCCTGCGCACCGGACGCGGCCTGCTCCTGACCACCGACGACACCGCCGCACACACCGCACGCCACCACACCGACCGCGTCGACATCGTCACCGCAACCGCGGCCGGCACAGCGGCCACCACCCCCGACACCGTCCTCGTCCGCCCCGACGGCTACGTCGCCTGGACCGCACCCGGCACCACCGACGACCTCGGCCAGGCCCTCGAGCGCTGGTTCGGCGCCGCCACCCCGCAGTACGCCGACCGGTGA
- a CDS encoding SDR family oxidoreductase gives MTGRRKEADVTVEKVALVTGANKGIGFAAARRLGERGIAVLVGSRNEVLGKQAADALAADGIAATPLRLDVTDPACVAEAAREIERRHGRLDILVNNAGTAGGFTGAPSEASAADLREVYETNVFGVVTVTGAMLPLLRRSPAGRVVNVSSHVGSLTLNCDPGSPLANVSMIAYQSSKTALNAVTVAYAKELRGTPVKVNAALPGVVATDLNRHRGRRTPAEGAEIVVRLALLDEEGPSGACLSDEGPVPW, from the coding sequence ATGACCGGCCGCAGAAAGGAAGCTGACGTGACGGTCGAGAAGGTCGCCCTGGTCACGGGGGCCAACAAGGGCATCGGTTTCGCCGCCGCACGGCGACTCGGTGAGCGGGGGATCGCCGTCCTCGTCGGCTCGCGCAACGAGGTGCTCGGCAAGCAGGCCGCCGACGCGCTGGCCGCCGACGGCATCGCCGCGACGCCGCTGCGGCTCGACGTGACGGACCCGGCCTGCGTGGCCGAGGCCGCCCGCGAGATCGAACGGCGCCACGGACGCCTGGACATCCTGGTGAACAACGCCGGTACCGCCGGCGGCTTCACCGGCGCACCGAGCGAGGCGAGCGCTGCCGATCTGCGGGAGGTCTACGAGACCAACGTCTTCGGCGTGGTCACGGTGACCGGCGCGATGCTGCCGCTGCTGCGCCGCTCCCCGGCCGGGCGAGTCGTCAACGTGTCCAGCCACGTGGGGTCGTTGACCCTGAACTGCGACCCCGGCTCCCCGCTGGCGAACGTCAGCATGATCGCCTACCAGTCCTCGAAGACCGCCCTGAACGCGGTCACCGTCGCGTACGCGAAGGAGCTGCGGGGGACCCCGGTCAAGGTCAACGCCGCCCTGCCCGGAGTGGTGGCCACCGACCTCAACCGCCACCGCGGTCGCCGCACGCCCGCGGAAGGGGCCGAGATCGTGGTCCGGCTCGCCCTGCTGGACGAGGAGGGCCCGTCGGGCGCGTGCCTGTCGGACGAGGGGCCCGTCCCCTGGTGA
- a CDS encoding NmrA/HSCARG family protein: MALDRTILVLGGTGRQGGAVARELLRRGHTVHALVRDPAKAAARELQESGAVLVRGDMDDEASLTAAMRGVHGVFSVQTFRGPGGVEAEERQARAVADAAVRAGVRHFVYSSVGGADRDTRVPHFESKHRTEQYLRTLDLPTTVLRPVMFHDILLDIAPRPVEGELVLAMWLDPETPVQLIATADIGVFAADAFEDPDAWLGRVVEIAGDSLTGPQMAAAFESAAGVPVRYQRLPIEPLRSARPDLANMFDWFERDGYRADLEQLRRNRPGLVSLETWLAGSWTPPVTTAGR; the protein is encoded by the coding sequence GTGGCGCTTGACCGAACGATCCTGGTGCTGGGCGGTACCGGCCGGCAGGGCGGGGCGGTGGCCCGCGAACTGCTGCGGCGCGGGCACACCGTGCACGCCCTGGTCCGCGACCCCGCCAAGGCGGCGGCGAGGGAGCTTCAGGAGTCGGGCGCGGTCCTGGTCCGCGGGGACATGGACGACGAGGCGTCGCTGACGGCGGCGATGCGGGGCGTCCACGGGGTGTTCAGCGTCCAGACCTTCCGGGGCCCCGGCGGCGTCGAGGCCGAGGAGCGGCAGGCCAGGGCGGTGGCCGACGCCGCGGTACGGGCCGGGGTGCGGCACTTCGTCTACAGCTCGGTCGGCGGCGCGGACCGCGACACCCGGGTCCCGCACTTCGAGAGCAAGCACCGCACCGAGCAGTACCTGCGCACCCTCGACCTGCCGACGACGGTGCTGCGGCCGGTCATGTTCCACGACATCCTGCTCGACATCGCCCCGCGCCCCGTCGAGGGCGAGCTGGTGCTTGCCATGTGGCTGGACCCCGAGACCCCGGTACAGCTCATCGCCACCGCCGACATCGGCGTGTTCGCGGCCGACGCCTTCGAGGACCCGGACGCCTGGCTGGGCCGGGTGGTCGAGATCGCCGGCGACAGCCTGACCGGGCCGCAGATGGCCGCGGCGTTCGAGTCGGCCGCCGGCGTCCCGGTCCGCTACCAGCGGCTGCCGATCGAGCCGCTGCGCTCGGCCCGCCCCGACCTCGCCAACATGTTCGACTGGTTCGAGCGGGACGGATACCGCGCCGACCTCGAGCAACTGCGCCGCAACCGGCCCGGCCTCGTCTCCCTGGAGACCTGGCTGGCCGGCAGCTGGACGCCTCCCGTCACCACGGCGGGCCGCTGA